A stretch of the Uranotaenia lowii strain MFRU-FL chromosome 3, ASM2978415v1, whole genome shotgun sequence genome encodes the following:
- the LOC129756895 gene encoding uncharacterized protein LOC129756895: MDSLDVIAKRIDHLNELLGPTPGSTEKSGENLTESVLSAASFLPSASTGHLAEGSPRDHILKAFERTDELETYLDPAYLDEKQDIKAKETYINTVANDLAGTFETLQKIKALEPTLGAEYFRNLPDVSDQLKTMTGSMAEQKQANELLEESLVIAMQRYSEIQTGIKDSLKAMTDRLDSLEERLKERKKQDKDV; this comes from the coding sequence ATGGATTCATTGGACGTGATTGCCAAGAGGATTGACCATCTGAATGAGTTGCTGGGACCGACTCCCGGTAGCACCGAGAAGTCGGGAGAAAATCTAACCGAATCAGTCCTTTCGGCAGCATCTTTCCTACCTTCGGCTAGCACCGGCCATCTGGCGGAAGGCAGTCCACGGGATCACATTCTGAAGGCTTTCGAGCGAACCGATGAGCTGGAAACCTATCTGGATCCCGCCTATCTAGACGAAAAGCAGGATATCAAGGCGAAGGAAACTTACATCAATACTGTGGCCAATGATTTGGCTGGCACGTTCGAAACgctgcaaaaaatcaaagctttgGAGCCAACCCTGGGGGCAGAGTACTTTCGGAATCTGCCGGATGTTAGCGACCAGTTGAAGACCATGACTGGCTCAATGGCCGAACAGAAACAGGCCAACGAATTGCTCGAGGAGAGTTTGGTGATTGCGATGCAACGTTACAGTGAGATTCAAACCGGTATCAAGGATTCCCTGAAGGCGATGACCGATCGATTGGACAGTCTGGAGGAACGATTGAAGGAGCGCAAGAAGCaggataaagatgtttga